The Entelurus aequoreus isolate RoL-2023_Sb linkage group LG23, RoL_Eaeq_v1.1, whole genome shotgun sequence genome has a window encoding:
- the LOC133641009 gene encoding gremlin-1-like, with product MRAQSLLTFSAVLVLVPSKSAAFQGQSPHADNSNQNDAPARNCQPSPPISGFISRGMTPADEVLESSQEALHVTERRYLRLDWCKTQPLKQTIREEGCLSRAVINRFCYGQCNSFYIPRHVYRDGDAFESCSACKPKSFSTVTYTLFCPGQTPGTRKKRVQRVKQCRCATIGTDS from the coding sequence ATGAGAGCCCAGTCCCTGTTGACGTTCTCCGCGGTTCTGGTTCTGGTCCCCAGCAAGTCCGCTGCCTTCCAGGGACAGTCCCCGCACGCAGATAACTCCAACCAGAATGACGCGCCGGCGCGTAATTGCCAGCCGTCACCTCCCATCAGCGGCTTCATTTCCCGCGGGATGACGCCGGCGGACGAGGTTCTGGAGTCCAGCCAGGAGGCGCTGCACGTAACGGAGCGTCGGTACCTGCGCCTGGACTGGTGCAAGACGCAGCCCCTCAAGCAGACCATCCGCGAGGAAGGCTGCCTGAGCCGCGCCGTCATCAACCGCTTCTGCTACGGCCAGTGCAACTCCTTCTACATCCCCCGGCACGTTTACCGGGACGGGGACGCCTTCGAGTCCTGCTCGGCCTGCAAGCCCAAAAGCTTCAGCACGGTGACGTACACCCTCTTCTGCCCCGGACAGACTCCGGGGACCAGGAAGAAACGGGTGCAGCGCGTCAAGCAGTGCCGGTGCGCCACCATAGGCACGGATTCGTAA